One genomic region from Haloarcula taiwanensis encodes:
- a CDS encoding uracil-DNA glycosylase — protein MPTFPDDEARHALAADCQRCPELAASRTCISWGNGPLDAALVVVGEAPAEGDPEAERWRGGNLTGLAYTSRRSGRKIRQILADAGYGRDACYFTNAVKCHPPENRDPTDAELANCRPYLVEEVEAVEPAAVVTTGRHATETVLSLDDTSLDGFLDSVLDPRRSEALGVPVVPLLHPSYQEVWLSRLGYDRTEYVDAIAETVAGVADT, from the coding sequence GTGCCCACGTTCCCCGACGACGAGGCCAGACACGCCCTCGCCGCGGACTGCCAGCGCTGTCCCGAACTCGCCGCGAGCCGGACCTGCATCTCGTGGGGCAACGGCCCCCTGGACGCCGCTCTCGTGGTCGTCGGCGAAGCCCCGGCCGAGGGCGACCCGGAGGCCGAACGCTGGCGCGGCGGCAACCTGACGGGGCTGGCCTACACCTCGCGCCGTTCCGGCCGGAAAATCCGGCAGATACTCGCCGACGCCGGCTACGGCCGCGACGCCTGCTACTTCACGAACGCGGTGAAGTGCCACCCGCCGGAGAACCGCGACCCCACCGACGCGGAGCTGGCGAACTGCCGGCCGTACCTCGTCGAGGAGGTCGAGGCAGTGGAGCCGGCGGCGGTCGTGACGACCGGGAGACACGCCACGGAGACGGTGCTGTCCCTCGACGACACGTCCCTCGATGGGTTCCTCGATAGCGTGCTCGACCCCCGGCGGAGCGAGGCGCTTGGCGTCCCCGTCGTCCCGCTGCTCCACCCCTCGTATCAGGAGGTGTGGCTCTCGCGACTGGGCTACGACCGCACGGAGTACGTCGACGCCATCGCCGAGACGGTGGCCGGTGTCGCCGACACCTAG
- a CDS encoding HIT family protein — MSEDCIFCQIVAGDIPGRTVYEDDTVLAFLDANPLSPGHTLVIPKAHHERLNDTPADVAGAVMSTLHELVPAVEAAVDAPASTVAFNNGEEAGQEVPHVHGHIVPRFEDDGGRPIHALVTDRPDLSEDELDAIESDIVAQRD; from the coding sequence ATGAGCGAGGACTGCATCTTCTGTCAGATTGTCGCCGGCGACATCCCCGGACGCACCGTCTACGAGGACGACACCGTGCTGGCGTTTCTGGACGCAAACCCCCTCTCGCCGGGTCACACGCTCGTCATCCCGAAGGCCCACCACGAGCGGCTGAACGACACGCCCGCCGACGTAGCGGGTGCGGTCATGTCGACCCTGCACGAACTCGTCCCCGCCGTCGAGGCGGCCGTCGACGCCCCCGCCAGTACGGTGGCGTTCAACAACGGCGAGGAAGCCGGTCAGGAGGTCCCCCACGTCCACGGCCACATCGTCCCGCGGTTCGAGGATGATGGCGGCCGCCCCATCCACGCGCTGGTCACCGACCGGCCCGACCTCTCCGAGGACGAACTGGACGCCATCGAGAGCGACATCGTCGCCCAGCGAGACTAA
- a CDS encoding cell division inhibitor, whose protein sequence is MGVPTLAFVGCTGGAGTTRLTVEAAATLARGGRSVAVVDAAFGTQGLATYVDGRLDADVTAVAVGDAPVEDALFEWDIDADGRVALCPAHAPFERLARAKTAESAQALERAIEELTGRFDHVLLDVPPVASNPAVAAVTTAQRRALVVPASQRGSDLLPRQRGRLRDIGAPATAVVATRVAGDDAEPIEDAAHTVGHIGAAAPRPLATDPDTEVAPAVAAMTEDLLDTDLGLTFEDDGLFSR, encoded by the coding sequence ATGGGGGTTCCGACGCTCGCGTTCGTTGGGTGTACCGGTGGTGCTGGCACGACGAGACTGACAGTCGAGGCGGCGGCGACGCTGGCCCGGGGCGGGCGGTCCGTTGCCGTCGTCGACGCGGCCTTCGGGACGCAGGGGCTGGCCACGTACGTCGACGGGCGACTCGACGCCGACGTGACCGCGGTGGCGGTCGGCGACGCGCCGGTCGAGGACGCGCTGTTCGAGTGGGATATCGACGCCGACGGGCGGGTCGCGCTCTGTCCGGCCCACGCGCCCTTCGAGCGCCTCGCCCGCGCCAAGACCGCCGAGAGCGCACAGGCGCTCGAACGGGCCATCGAGGAGTTGACCGGTCGGTTCGACCACGTCCTGCTGGACGTGCCCCCGGTCGCGTCGAACCCGGCCGTCGCCGCCGTCACGACCGCACAGCGGCGGGCGCTCGTTGTGCCGGCGAGCCAGCGGGGCAGCGACCTGCTCCCGAGACAGCGGGGCCGGCTGCGGGACATCGGCGCGCCGGCCACGGCCGTCGTCGCGACCCGTGTGGCCGGCGACGACGCCGAACCAATCGAGGACGCGGCACACACGGTGGGTCACATCGGAGCGGCCGCGCCCAGGCCGCTCGCGACCGACCCCGATACCGAGGTCGCGCCGGCCGTCGCCGCGATGACCGAGGATCTACTCGATACGGACCTCGGCCTGACCTTCGAGGACGACGGGCTGTTCTCTCGCTAG
- a CDS encoding exonuclease codes for MRVENSFIGTDGVGEKTERSIWERGVTHWDEFEPSVVGGQRGDRIQQFIDEGRERVAETDVAYFDRAFPSSERWRLYETFRERACFFDIETTGLDQDRNQVTTVSLHQDGDTETLIAGDDLTTENLRAAFDGADLLVTFNGKRFDVPFLEANFDVDLDRPHLDLMYTCKKIGLSGGLKQVEQDIGIERDRPDISGRDAVRLWREHEQGRDGALETLVSYNREDTVNLKTLAETATERLDEEVFVG; via the coding sequence GTGCGCGTCGAGAACAGTTTCATCGGTACCGACGGCGTCGGGGAGAAGACCGAGCGGTCCATCTGGGAGCGGGGCGTCACCCACTGGGACGAGTTCGAACCGTCCGTCGTCGGCGGGCAGCGCGGCGACCGCATCCAGCAGTTCATTGACGAGGGGCGCGAGCGGGTCGCCGAGACCGACGTGGCCTACTTCGACCGGGCGTTTCCCAGCAGCGAGCGCTGGCGGCTGTACGAGACCTTCCGCGAGCGGGCCTGTTTCTTCGACATCGAGACGACCGGACTCGACCAGGACCGAAATCAGGTGACGACGGTGAGCCTCCACCAGGACGGCGACACAGAGACGCTGATAGCCGGCGACGACCTGACGACCGAGAACCTCCGGGCCGCGTTCGACGGCGCGGATCTGCTGGTGACGTTCAACGGCAAGCGCTTCGACGTGCCCTTCCTCGAAGCGAACTTCGACGTCGACCTCGACCGGCCGCACCTGGACCTCATGTACACCTGCAAGAAAATCGGGCTCTCGGGCGGGCTCAAACAGGTCGAGCAGGACATCGGCATCGAGCGCGACCGGCCGGACATCTCGGGCCGGGACGCGGTCCGTCTCTGGCGGGAACACGAGCAGGGCCGTGACGGTGCACTCGAAACGCTGGTGTCGTACAACCGGGAGGACACAGTGAACCTCAAGACGCTGGCCGAAACCGCGACCGAGCGCCTCGACGAAGAAGTTTTCGTCGGTTGA